GTCGCGGAAAGGCCCCGGGGGCGCTTTTGTAGAACATACCGACGTCTCCCGGGAAGATCATACCGGTGGGTTCCTTACCTTTGAAATCAGATACTGACCGACATCATTACTATCCCCTCTTTCTGGACGTGAAGGGAAAGGAATGCCTGATCGCAGGCGGCGGGAGTGTCGCCGAGCGAAAAGCGCTCATGCTCCTTAAGTTCAATGCTTCGGTAACCGTCGTCAGCCCCAGGGTCACGAAAAAACTGGCACATCTTGCCGATACGGGGGTAATACGGGTTCACACGCGCAAATACCGCCGGGGAGATCTCGACAAAGCGGCGGTCGTATTTGCCTGCACCAATGACAGGGAGACGAACGCAGCCGTGCGCGAGGATGCCGCGCTGAGGGGCGTCCTTGTCAATGTCGTTGATAAGCCCGAAGAATGCGATTTCATTGTTCCTTCCATCATCAGGAAGGGGGACGTCACCATAGCCATATCCACGTCGGGAGTCCTCCCCATGGCATCGAAAAAGATACGGCAGGCCATTGAAAAGACGGTGACCAAAGACTATGTTGCCTACACCCGTATCATCGGCGCCCTGAGACGGCACCTCATCGATACCATTCCCGACCCCCGCAGGCGCAGGGCCATTATGAAGGATATCGGCGCCATGGACATCAGGGACGTCGTCAAAAGGGGTCTCAAGGGTATGAAGAAGGTCCTCGGCGAAGGCATAGCATGAACATCCACCTCTATCACGTGGCCCTCGGTTTCTATCTTGCTTCGACCTTCGTCTATGCCGTG
The sequence above is drawn from the Syntrophorhabdaceae bacterium genome and encodes:
- a CDS encoding bifunctional precorrin-2 dehydrogenase/sirohydrochlorin ferrochelatase, giving the protein MKSDTDRHHYYPLFLDVKGKECLIAGGGSVAERKALMLLKFNASVTVVSPRVTKKLAHLADTGVIRVHTRKYRRGDLDKAAVVFACTNDRETNAAVREDAALRGVLVNVVDKPEECDFIVPSIIRKGDVTIAISTSGVLPMASKKIRQAIEKTVTKDYVAYTRIIGALRRHLIDTIPDPRRRRAIMKDIGAMDIRDVVKRGLKGMKKVLGEGIA